One Mercenaria mercenaria strain notata chromosome 12, MADL_Memer_1, whole genome shotgun sequence DNA segment encodes these proteins:
- the LOC123535785 gene encoding uncharacterized protein LOC123535785 — protein sequence MVTQSRNCWPDPEFEIKSDSEDVYRSELKSKISKESSLFQSEKETRKRSNNLQRQLGLFIDKNGVLRCSGRLQNANLDADTVTPILLPKYNRFTSLVIDRAHKQLLHSGTSQTLSYIRYKYWIPKGRSAVKSVISKCSICRKVEGGPYRMPVMPPLPKSRVTISTPFSKMGIDYLGPLYIKSQGNTCKVWVCLFTCLVTRAIHLEMVQDMSSEEFILALKRFISLRGQPTEIISDNAMQFKSASKALNTVWKRVLKSTDVQNFSANSDIKWSFIVELAPWMGGFYERLVSLVKRALRKSLGKKLLTLIQLQTLLKKVEAVVNTRPLVYIGEEFGENVLTPAHFLCLNPRIVTQSIEHDLDENDEDYVPHESTENKLLMIWKKGQKLVDCFWKTWRNDYLLNLRERTQTKLKSSRIQSQSMPSKGEVVLIKDDCPRGCWKLGKITDLCISSDGNIRSAKVKTSSGRVLGRPLSLLYPLEVSSEQTTEPTEKDNSAGEIPRIPSDRKSKENARKKIRVIFEN from the exons ATGGTTACACAATCCAGAAATTGTTGGCCAGATCCagagtttgaaataaaaagtgatTCAGAGGATGTATATAGAAGTGAGCTGAAATCCAAGATAAGTAAAGAAAGTAGTCTGTTTCAGTCTGAGAAAGAAACAA GAAAAAGGTCTAATAATTTGCAACGCCAGTTAGGACTGTTTATTGACAAAAATGGTGTGCTACGATGCAGTGGGAGACTGCAAAACGCTAACCTTGATGCAGATACAGTTACTCCAATCCTGCTTCCTAAATACAACAGATTTACATCTCTAGTCATAGACAGAGCTCATAAGCAACTCCTTCATAGTGGGACATCACAAACTTTGAGTTACATAAGGTATAAGTATTGGATACCAAAAGGGCGCTCAGCAGTGAAATCAGTTATTTCTAAGTGCTCAATTTGTCGAAAAGTGGAAGGAGGACCATACAGAATGCCTGTGATGCCACCTTTGCCGAAATCACGTGTTACAATATCTACCCCATTTTCGAAAATGGGTATAGATTATTTAGGTCCGCTCTACATCAAATCACAAGGCAATACTTGTAAAGTATGGGTTTGTTTGTTCACTTGCCTTGTTACAAGAGCCATTCATTTAGAAATGGTACAGGATATGTCATCAGAAGAGTTTATTCTAGCCTTGAAAAGATTCATTTCTTTAAGAGGTCAACCAACTGAAATCATCAGTGATAACGCCATGCAGTTCAAAAGTGCTAGCAAAGCATTGAACACAGTGTGGAAAAGAGTTCTGAAAAGTACGGATGTTCAAAACTTTTCCGCCAATAGTGATATCAAGTGGTCTTTTATAGTTGAATTAGCCCCCTGGATGGGAGGCTTTTACGAAAGACTCGTAAGCCTCGTCAAAAGAGCACTTCGAAAATCTCTTGGGAAGAAATTATTAACTCTAATTCAACTACAGACACTACTTAAAAAAGTGGAAGCAGTTGTAAATACAAGACCGCTGGTCTACATCGGTGAAGAGTTTGGCGAAAATGTTCTAACTCCTGCTCATTTTCTATGTTTAAATCCTAGAATTGTAACACAATCCATTGAACACGACCTCGACGAGAACGACGAAGATTATGTTCCACATGAGAGCACAGAGAATAAACTTCTTATGATTTGGAAGAAAGGTCAAAAGTTGGTAGACTGTTTCTGGAAAACTTGGCGAAACGATTACTTACTTAATTTACGTGAGAGAACGCAAACAAAACTGAAATCCAGCAGAATACAATCACAGAGTATGCCAAGTAAGGGTGAGGTAGTTCTGATTAAGGACGATTGTCCAAGAGGTTGTTGGAAGCTTGGAAAAATTACAGATTTGTGTATAAGCAGTGACGGAAATATTCGGTCAGCTAAAGTGAAGACTTCCTCCGGTCGTGTTTTAGGACGACCACTGAGTCTCTTATACCCCCTCGAAGTAAGTAGTGAACAAACTACAGAACCAACAGAGAAGGACAATTCTGCGGGGGAGATTCCTCGCATACCAAGCGACCGGAAATCTAAAGAGAATGCTCGAAAAAAGATCCGTGTCATTTTTGAAAATTAG
- the LOC123535786 gene encoding uncharacterized protein LOC123535786: MATKAVIRSNKGLRTKYRNALKIELGNASELLGSDVSEVDLCELTTKVSKCIDFLGLYSAKLDKQRDKLLEMIDESEEEFIEEVLNDDFDLSETVEKVCIDLKYFKDDLRTAGKTESKPSEVFTDEKMFEIQNQMKEFMLNQQAQQKEFIEKQIKRDTDKTSVKLPKLDLVSFGGNKIKWLEFWDSFECTVHSNKRLSDIEKFTYLQSKLFGEAKSAISGLPLTNANYHVALSLLKERFGNAQEVVDLHYSKLVNLTPPMNKTSSLRVFLDQVEKHLRSLEVLGKDVQQEVFVSIIKSKLPKEVLLQLEIQKGTTKEWTLIFLRERINQYIVARERTDQDDKRSTQHDKAPPINRYRQNTNDIADKTLYKTKFSSASSSGYRKSSSEMLLAQDRKAEVKYSARQCRYCEQMHWSDECPNYRTIEERKQRIKGSCFKCLRNNHIAKDCKRNKVCVYCGEKDSHHRSLCPRTIVSKSLNESAHLSNEKFQDDKEQECVEENALISGDEMVLMQTARTNVRNKTGVCEKEIRLLFDSGSHRTYVTEKLAKELGLEKKRNA; encoded by the coding sequence atggCAACAAAGGCAGTGATTAGAAGCAACAAAGGCTTGCGGACAAAGTACAGAAATGCATTGAAAATTGAGCTGGGAAACGCCTCTGAGTTATTGGGAAGTGATGTAAGTGAAGTGGATTTGTGTGAATTAACAACAAAAGTGAGTAAGTGTATAGATTTTCTCGGATTGTACTCCGCAAAATTAGATAAACAAAGAGATAAATTATTGGAAATGATAGATGAAAGTGAAGAAGAATTCATTGAAGAAGTATTGAATGATGATTTTGACTTGAGTGAAACAGTTGAAAAAGTGTGTattgatttgaaatatttcaaagatgATCTAAGAACAGCAGGTAAAACAGAAAGCAAGCCTTCTGAAGTTTTCACGGATGAAAAAATGTTCGAAATACAAAATCAAATGAAAGAATTCATGTTAAATCAACAGGCTCAGCAAAAAGAGTTTATAGAGAAACAAATTAAACGCGACACTGATAAAACGTCTGTCAAGTTACCGAAATTGGATCTTGTTTCATTTGgtggaaataaaattaaatggctTGAATTCTGGGATTCGTTTGAATGCACGGTTCATAGTAACAAGAGGTTGTCTGATATAGAGAAGTTTACTTATCTTCAAAGCAAGCTGTTTGGAGAAGCAAAGAGTGCAATATCGGGACTACCATTAACCAATGCAAATTATCATGTCGCTTTATCATTGTTGAAAGAGAGATTCGGGAATGCACAGGAAGTTGTAGACTTGCATTACTCTAAGTTAGTGAATCTGACTCCTCCGATGAACAAAACATCAAGTCTACGTGTGTTCTTAGACCAAGTAGAAAAACATTTAAGAAGTCTTGAAGTGCTTGGAAAAGATGTGCAACAGGAAGTATTTGTGTCAATTATTAAGTCAAAACTACCAAAGGAGGTGCTGTTACAGCTTGAAATACAAAAAGGGACAACAAAAGAATGGACTTTAATATTCTTGAGAGAACGAATAAATCAATATATAGTTGCTCGTGAGCGAACAGATCAAGATGATAAAAGAAGCACACAGCATGACAAAGCTCCTCCTATCAACAGATATAGACAAAACACGAATGACATAGCTGATAAAACCCTTTACAAGACCAAATTCAGCAGTGCAAGTAGTTCCGGATACAGGAAGTCTAGTAGCGAAATGTTACTGGCTCAAGATAGAAAAGCGGAAGTGAAATATTCAGCTAGACAGTGTAGATACTGTGAACAGATGCATTGGAGCGACGAGTGCCCAAATTACCGAACAATTGAAGAAAGAAAACAGAGAATAAAAGGCAGTTGCTTCAAGTGTTTGAGAAATAATCATATTGCAAAAGATTGCAAACGGAACAAAGTTTGTGTTTACTGTGGAGAAAAAGACAGCCACCACAGGAGTCTTTGTCCTCGGACAATTGTTTCAAAGTCCTTAAATGAAAGTGCACATTTGTCAAATGAGAAGTTTCAGGACGATAAAGAGCAGGAATGTGTTGAAGAGAATGCTTTGATATCTGGTGATGAAATGGTGCTCATGCAAACGGCTAGGACAAATGTGAGAAATAAAACTGGTGTATGTGAAAAAGAGATAAGACTTCTGTTTGATTCAGGATCTCACAGGACGTACGTAACTGAGAAATTGGCAAAAGAGTTAGGccttgaaaaaaagagaaatgcATGA